In Dyadobacter subterraneus, a single genomic region encodes these proteins:
- the zwf gene encoding glucose-6-phosphate dehydrogenase codes for MYSTIKSQPTIFIIFGGTGDLNSRKLAPALYNLYLEGWLPDQFSIIGTGRTPLSDEDFKGKLLEGINSFSRSGKVKDDKWADFSQHLHYQVSDINNHETYKEFGARIAAHNAEWGTEANVIYYLAVSPNFFPIIAENISKSNLAEDPEKTRIVIEKPFGHDLESAVSLNKLLSGIFDEKQIYRIDHYLGKQTVQNIMAFRFANAILEPIWNRNYIEHVQISVTEQLGVEERGDYYDGSGAMRDMIQNHLLQLLCLVAMESPVSFDADEIRNRKVDVLKAMRKFTAEDVRLSAVRGQYGSGWMKGKEVPGYREEPNVDKESNTETFAAIKFFVDNWRWQGVPFYVRTGKRLHQSASVITIQFKDVPHMVFPKEANESWQQNRLIISIQPEMSIRLQVQAKRPGLDMYLNAVDMVFDYKGTYTTEAPEAYETLLLDTMLGDQTLFMRGDQVETAWELIMPILNAWQGRKSLNFPNYSADSWGPEIAEALIARDGFHWFTLPIKGKK; via the coding sequence ATGTATTCAACAATTAAATCACAGCCGACCATATTTATAATTTTTGGCGGTACCGGTGACCTGAATTCACGAAAACTGGCCCCCGCTTTATATAATTTATATCTGGAAGGTTGGTTGCCTGATCAATTTTCTATCATTGGAACGGGCCGCACGCCTCTTTCTGACGAAGATTTCAAAGGAAAACTTCTTGAAGGAATTAATTCTTTTTCAAGAAGTGGAAAGGTAAAAGATGACAAATGGGCGGATTTCTCCCAGCATCTTCATTACCAGGTTTCTGACATTAACAATCACGAAACATATAAGGAATTTGGCGCAAGAATTGCTGCACATAATGCAGAATGGGGAACAGAAGCGAACGTAATTTATTACCTGGCCGTATCTCCGAATTTCTTCCCGATTATTGCTGAGAATATTTCAAAAAGTAATCTGGCCGAAGATCCTGAAAAAACCAGGATTGTTATTGAAAAGCCATTTGGTCACGATCTTGAATCTGCTGTTTCATTAAATAAATTGCTTTCAGGCATTTTTGATGAAAAACAGATTTATCGTATTGACCATTATCTGGGTAAACAAACGGTTCAGAATATCATGGCTTTCCGCTTCGCCAATGCGATTTTGGAACCAATCTGGAACCGGAATTATATAGAACACGTACAAATTTCCGTGACCGAACAATTGGGCGTAGAAGAACGCGGTGATTATTACGATGGCTCAGGCGCGATGCGTGACATGATCCAGAATCACTTGCTTCAACTGCTTTGTCTGGTGGCGATGGAATCGCCTGTAAGTTTTGATGCTGACGAAATCCGTAACCGCAAAGTAGATGTATTAAAAGCTATGCGCAAATTCACCGCGGAAGACGTACGTTTATCAGCCGTTCGCGGACAATATGGAAGCGGATGGATGAAAGGAAAAGAAGTACCGGGCTACCGTGAAGAACCAAACGTAGACAAAGAATCCAATACGGAAACTTTTGCTGCGATCAAGTTTTTTGTAGACAACTGGCGGTGGCAGGGCGTTCCTTTTTATGTACGTACCGGAAAAAGATTACACCAGTCTGCTTCGGTCATTACGATTCAGTTCAAGGACGTTCCGCATATGGTTTTCCCCAAAGAGGCAAACGAGAGCTGGCAGCAAAACCGACTTATTATCAGCATTCAGCCTGAAATGAGCATACGTTTGCAAGTCCAGGCAAAACGTCCGGGATTGGATATGTACCTGAATGCTGTTGATATGGTTTTTGATTATAAAGGAACTTACACAACAGAAGCACCGGAAGCATATGAAACTTTGCTTTTGGATACCATGCTTGGTGACCAGACTTTGTTCATGCGCGGCGATCAGGTTGAAACAGCCTGGGAACTGATCATGCCTATTCTGAATGCATGGCAGGGAAGAAAGAGTCTCAACTTCCCGAATTATTCTGCTGATTCGTGGGGACCGGAAATCGCAGAAGCACTTATCGCAAGAGATGGCTTCCACTGGTTTACCTTGCCTATCAAAGGAAAAAAATAA
- a CDS encoding HD domain-containing protein — MRYSEILENVQHYVGHFFGAKEDRTLTFHNFAHTRDVVMHATKMARHYGLDERETFILTTASWFHDTGYFTGEPCGHEQRGADMARSFLSKLGIEESLILEVQKCIMATVMPQKPENLLQQIMCDADLYHFGTEQFSARDMLMHEEVERKTGCKIDSSHWRKATICLLESHFFKTDYGQKLLEFGKKKNLERLKRKESRGMMAMSHQPNRCAE, encoded by the coding sequence ATGAGGTATTCGGAAATTCTTGAAAATGTTCAGCACTACGTGGGGCATTTTTTCGGCGCAAAAGAGGACAGGACGTTAACGTTCCATAACTTTGCGCATACCCGGGATGTTGTTATGCATGCTACCAAAATGGCCCGCCACTACGGGCTTGATGAGAGAGAAACTTTTATTCTTACGACAGCTTCCTGGTTTCACGATACTGGTTATTTTACAGGTGAGCCCTGTGGGCATGAGCAAAGAGGTGCAGATATGGCACGCAGTTTTCTTTCAAAATTGGGTATTGAAGAATCCCTGATTCTGGAAGTGCAGAAGTGTATCATGGCAACGGTTATGCCTCAGAAACCTGAGAATTTGTTACAGCAAATTATGTGTGATGCCGATTTGTATCATTTTGGCACCGAACAATTCTCGGCACGTGATATGCTGATGCACGAGGAAGTTGAAAGAAAAACCGGATGTAAAATTGACAGCAGCCATTGGAGAAAAGCGACGATTTGTCTTTTGGAATCACATTTTTTCAAAACTGATTACGGACAAAAATTGCTTGAATTCGGTAAAAAGAAAAACCTGGAAAGGTTGAAACGTAAAGAATCGAGAGGAATGATGGCAATGTCTCACCAGCCAAACAGATGTGCTGAATAA